A stretch of the Hippocampus zosterae strain Florida chromosome 18, ASM2543408v3, whole genome shotgun sequence genome encodes the following:
- the gtf3c4 gene encoding general transcription factor 3C polypeptide 4 isoform X2, giving the protein MLPDCRVLMTRFSALARGWRLSKSCIQRHYMHVGAPTEQRKAMKHFSAHSDLPTKQEFQLDRVINPLGGVHKGMKYASWSPLGCDSSGRCLLACLTLDHRLTVHHSHQRLGWTTLVDLGAKYGEMLQERGYAQMDAKPPEKNLLDLEELQRRYQMQTPVRMEWSGVYTLKQVQPDNSCVHAKMVLLAVLMENGDLVLWKFPLPFESGADVVFYDAIASGVSSPSDLAWWEYEHAERRMSGLIVGSELGPVTIMPVSLAGVKGYFTLRHPVVLWKDCDRMAAENIKCVPLVHPLHKTRCSLIAASRGCYVLWCLLTISPAGLNVNISHVAGLYSLPVVSLAVSRHGVVYACSSDGWIKKLTPKFTERTLTFQQEEMLCPEGLTNRRLYGIAVSPNEAYLALVSTQRLVDSFHPILSNYHVHFLALKLPETAAGLLLKSPTENLYKEADLLDLVRWNVLKNKSIPQALQQELEQKIREVDSPYLWRLKLFLLRFLHQSLQTPQTVRHWKPSRELCGALMQDQDGEEDNDLAGECHVIGEANPDQQVEQVRAGMRLVESHLVRENMKKLLGEVYLNTHITQKTCIPTSGLAEHLLKVSDDKNAEVLIGHIKKKMNKQTFPECCSLCQEVLSFTDHKQAVCQNGHMWLRCVLSYQACQSLTFRRCLLQDSISGMPQHEDPQWIKKILQTSCPLCDSPMI; this is encoded by the exons ATGCTGCCCGATTGTCGCGTACTAATGACAAGATTCAGTGCACTGGCGCGGGGCTGGCGGCTGTCAAAGTCTTGTATACAGAGGCATTACATGCAT GTTGGAGCCCCAACAGAGCAGAGGAAGGCCATGAAGCACTTTAGCGCACACTCCGACCTGCCCACCAAGCAAGAGTTTCAACTGGATCGAGTGATTAATCCCCTGGGAGGAGTCCACAAAGGAATGAAATACGCCAGTTGGTCGCCTCTTGGTTGCGATTCCAGCGGGCGCTGCTTGCTAGCCTGCCTAACTCTTGACCACAGACTCACCGTCCATCACAGCCACCAGCGTCTCGGCTGGACCACGCTGGTCGATCTCGGCGCTAAATATGGCGAGATGCTACAAGAACGAGGCTACGCCCAAATGGATGCCAAGCCGCCTGAGAAAAACCTGTTGGACTTGGAGGAGCTGCAGCGGCGCTACCAAATGCAGACCCCTGTGAGGATGGAGTGGTCCGGCGTTTACACGCTCAAACAGGTGCAGCCCGACAACTCGTGCGTTCATGCGAAGATGGTCCTCCTCGCCGTCCTGATGGAAAACGGCGACCTAGTTTTGTGGAAGTTTCCGCTGCCCTTTGAGAGCGGCGCCGATGTTGTTTTTTACGACGCCATCGCGTCAGGTGTGAGCTCTCCCAGCGATTTGGCCTGGTGGGAATATGAACACGCCGAGCGGCGAATGAGCGGCTTGATCGTCGGCAGCGAGTTGGGCCCCGTGACGATCATGCCGGTCAGCTTGGCGGGGGTCAAAGGTTACTTCACCCTGCGACACCCCGTCGTCCTCTGGAAGGATTGCGACCGGATGGCGGCGGAGAACATCAAATGCGTCCCGTTGGTCCACCCGCTTCACAAAACGAGATGCAGCCTCATCGCGGCGTCTCGCGGTTGCTACGTCCTCTGGTGTTTGCTCACGATTTCGCCAGCCGGACTCAACGTGAACATCTCTCACGTGGCGGGCCTCTACTCCCTCCCCGTGGTGTCGCTCGCCGTCAGCCGGCACGGCGTCGTGTACGCGTGCTCCTCCGACGGCTGGATCAAGAAGCTGACGCCCAAATTCACAGAAAGGACTTTGACTTTCCAACAAGAGGAGATGTTGTGCCCCGAAGGTTTGACGAACCGACGTCTGTATGGGATTGCGGTGAGCCCCAACGAAGCGTATCTCGCGCTGGTCAGCACGCAACGTTTGGTCGACTCATTTCACCCAATTCTCAGCAACTACCACGTGCACTTTCTCGCATTGAAATTGCCAGAAACGGCAGCCGGGCTTCTGCTCAAATCCCCCACCGAGAACCTGTACAAGGAGGCCGACCTGCTGGACCTTGTGAGGTGGAACGTCTTAAAGAACAAAAGTATTCCTCAAGCCTTGCAGCAGGAGCTTGAGCAGAAGATCCGAGAAGTAGACTCCCCTTACCTCTGGCGCTTGAAGCTGTTTTTGCTTCGTTTTCTGCACCAGTCCCTTCAGACGCCGCAGACAGTCCGCCACTGGAAACCCTCTCGAGAGCTCTGCGGTGCACTCATGCAGGACCAGGACGGTGAAGAGGACAACGATTTGGCCGGCGAGTGCCACGTTATCGGCGAAGCCAATCCGGACCAGCAGGTCGAGCAGGTGCGGGCGGGGATGCGTTTGGTGGAGAGCCACCttgtgagagagaacatgaagaaGTTGCTTGGGGAGGTCTACCTCAACACGCACATAACGCAGAAGACGTGCATTCCCACCAGCGGCCTGGCTGAGCACCTCTTGAAGGTCTCCGATGACAAAAATGCAGAG GTCCTGATTGGTCACATCAAGAAAAAGATGAACAAGCAAACGTTCCCGGAGTGCTGCAGCTTGTGTCAAGAGGTGCTGTCCTTCACCGACCACAAGCAAGCGGTGTGCCAAAACGGTCACATGTGGCTCAG GTGTGTGCTTTCCTATCAGGCGTGCCAGTCTCTGACTTTCAGACGCTGCCTCTTGCAGGATAGCATCTCCGGAATGCCACAGCACGAAG
- the gtf3c4 gene encoding general transcription factor 3C polypeptide 4 isoform X4, whose amino-acid sequence MKHFSAHSDLPTKQEFQLDRVINPLGGVHKGMKYASWSPLGCDSSGRCLLACLTLDHRLTVHHSHQRLGWTTLVDLGAKYGEMLQERGYAQMDAKPPEKNLLDLEELQRRYQMQTPVRMEWSGVYTLKQVQPDNSCVHAKMVLLAVLMENGDLVLWKFPLPFESGADVVFYDAIASGVSSPSDLAWWEYEHAERRMSGLIVGSELGPVTIMPVSLAGVKGYFTLRHPVVLWKDCDRMAAENIKCVPLVHPLHKTRCSLIAASRGCYVLWCLLTISPAGLNVNISHVAGLYSLPVVSLAVSRHGVVYACSSDGWIKKLTPKFTERTLTFQQEEMLCPEGLTNRRLYGIAVSPNEAYLALVSTQRLVDSFHPILSNYHVHFLALKLPETAAGLLLKSPTENLYKEADLLDLVRWNVLKNKSIPQALQQELEQKIREVDSPYLWRLKLFLLRFLHQSLQTPQTVRHWKPSRELCGALMQDQDGEEDNDLAGECHVIGEANPDQQVEQVRAGMRLVESHLVRENMKKLLGEVYLNTHITQKTCIPTSGLAEHLLKVSDDKNAEVLIGHIKKKMNKQTFPECCSLCQEVLSFTDHKQAVCQNGHMWLRCVLSYQACQSLTFRRCLLQDSISGMPQHEDPQWIKKILQTSCPLCDSPMI is encoded by the exons ATGAAGCACTTTAGCGCACACTCCGACCTGCCCACCAAGCAAGAGTTTCAACTGGATCGAGTGATTAATCCCCTGGGAGGAGTCCACAAAGGAATGAAATACGCCAGTTGGTCGCCTCTTGGTTGCGATTCCAGCGGGCGCTGCTTGCTAGCCTGCCTAACTCTTGACCACAGACTCACCGTCCATCACAGCCACCAGCGTCTCGGCTGGACCACGCTGGTCGATCTCGGCGCTAAATATGGCGAGATGCTACAAGAACGAGGCTACGCCCAAATGGATGCCAAGCCGCCTGAGAAAAACCTGTTGGACTTGGAGGAGCTGCAGCGGCGCTACCAAATGCAGACCCCTGTGAGGATGGAGTGGTCCGGCGTTTACACGCTCAAACAGGTGCAGCCCGACAACTCGTGCGTTCATGCGAAGATGGTCCTCCTCGCCGTCCTGATGGAAAACGGCGACCTAGTTTTGTGGAAGTTTCCGCTGCCCTTTGAGAGCGGCGCCGATGTTGTTTTTTACGACGCCATCGCGTCAGGTGTGAGCTCTCCCAGCGATTTGGCCTGGTGGGAATATGAACACGCCGAGCGGCGAATGAGCGGCTTGATCGTCGGCAGCGAGTTGGGCCCCGTGACGATCATGCCGGTCAGCTTGGCGGGGGTCAAAGGTTACTTCACCCTGCGACACCCCGTCGTCCTCTGGAAGGATTGCGACCGGATGGCGGCGGAGAACATCAAATGCGTCCCGTTGGTCCACCCGCTTCACAAAACGAGATGCAGCCTCATCGCGGCGTCTCGCGGTTGCTACGTCCTCTGGTGTTTGCTCACGATTTCGCCAGCCGGACTCAACGTGAACATCTCTCACGTGGCGGGCCTCTACTCCCTCCCCGTGGTGTCGCTCGCCGTCAGCCGGCACGGCGTCGTGTACGCGTGCTCCTCCGACGGCTGGATCAAGAAGCTGACGCCCAAATTCACAGAAAGGACTTTGACTTTCCAACAAGAGGAGATGTTGTGCCCCGAAGGTTTGACGAACCGACGTCTGTATGGGATTGCGGTGAGCCCCAACGAAGCGTATCTCGCGCTGGTCAGCACGCAACGTTTGGTCGACTCATTTCACCCAATTCTCAGCAACTACCACGTGCACTTTCTCGCATTGAAATTGCCAGAAACGGCAGCCGGGCTTCTGCTCAAATCCCCCACCGAGAACCTGTACAAGGAGGCCGACCTGCTGGACCTTGTGAGGTGGAACGTCTTAAAGAACAAAAGTATTCCTCAAGCCTTGCAGCAGGAGCTTGAGCAGAAGATCCGAGAAGTAGACTCCCCTTACCTCTGGCGCTTGAAGCTGTTTTTGCTTCGTTTTCTGCACCAGTCCCTTCAGACGCCGCAGACAGTCCGCCACTGGAAACCCTCTCGAGAGCTCTGCGGTGCACTCATGCAGGACCAGGACGGTGAAGAGGACAACGATTTGGCCGGCGAGTGCCACGTTATCGGCGAAGCCAATCCGGACCAGCAGGTCGAGCAGGTGCGGGCGGGGATGCGTTTGGTGGAGAGCCACCttgtgagagagaacatgaagaaGTTGCTTGGGGAGGTCTACCTCAACACGCACATAACGCAGAAGACGTGCATTCCCACCAGCGGCCTGGCTGAGCACCTCTTGAAGGTCTCCGATGACAAAAATGCAGAG GTCCTGATTGGTCACATCAAGAAAAAGATGAACAAGCAAACGTTCCCGGAGTGCTGCAGCTTGTGTCAAGAGGTGCTGTCCTTCACCGACCACAAGCAAGCGGTGTGCCAAAACGGTCACATGTGGCTCAG GTGTGTGCTTTCCTATCAGGCGTGCCAGTCTCTGACTTTCAGACGCTGCCTCTTGCAGGATAGCATCTCCGGAATGCCACAGCACGAAG
- the gtf3c4 gene encoding general transcription factor 3C polypeptide 4 isoform X3, with the protein MELLPNGGERAVWILPKELEVGAPTEQRKAMKHFSAHSDLPTKQEFQLDRVINPLGGVHKGMKYASWSPLGCDSSGRCLLACLTLDHRLTVHHSHQRLGWTTLVDLGAKYGEMLQERGYAQMDAKPPEKNLLDLEELQRRYQMQTPVRMEWSGVYTLKQVQPDNSCVHAKMVLLAVLMENGDLVLWKFPLPFESGADVVFYDAIASGVSSPSDLAWWEYEHAERRMSGLIVGSELGPVTIMPVSLAGVKGYFTLRHPVVLWKDCDRMAAENIKCVPLVHPLHKTRCSLIAASRGCYVLWCLLTISPAGLNVNISHVAGLYSLPVVSLAVSRHGVVYACSSDGWIKKLTPKFTERTLTFQQEEMLCPEGLTNRRLYGIAVSPNEAYLALVSTQRLVDSFHPILSNYHVHFLALKLPETAAGLLLKSPTENLYKEADLLDLVRWNVLKNKSIPQALQQELEQKIREVDSPYLWRLKLFLLRFLHQSLQTPQTVRHWKPSRELCGALMQDQDGEEDNDLAGECHVIGEANPDQQVEQVRAGMRLVESHLVRENMKKLLGEVYLNTHITQKTCIPTSGLAEHLLKVSDDKNAEVLIGHIKKKMNKQTFPECCSLCQEVLSFTDHKQAVCQNGHMWLRCVLSYQACQSLTFRRCLLQDSISGMPQHEDPQWIKKILQTSCPLCDSPMI; encoded by the exons aTGGAGCTGCTCCCGAATGGTGGCGAGAGGGCGGTATGGATTCTCCCAAAGGAGCTCGAA GTTGGAGCCCCAACAGAGCAGAGGAAGGCCATGAAGCACTTTAGCGCACACTCCGACCTGCCCACCAAGCAAGAGTTTCAACTGGATCGAGTGATTAATCCCCTGGGAGGAGTCCACAAAGGAATGAAATACGCCAGTTGGTCGCCTCTTGGTTGCGATTCCAGCGGGCGCTGCTTGCTAGCCTGCCTAACTCTTGACCACAGACTCACCGTCCATCACAGCCACCAGCGTCTCGGCTGGACCACGCTGGTCGATCTCGGCGCTAAATATGGCGAGATGCTACAAGAACGAGGCTACGCCCAAATGGATGCCAAGCCGCCTGAGAAAAACCTGTTGGACTTGGAGGAGCTGCAGCGGCGCTACCAAATGCAGACCCCTGTGAGGATGGAGTGGTCCGGCGTTTACACGCTCAAACAGGTGCAGCCCGACAACTCGTGCGTTCATGCGAAGATGGTCCTCCTCGCCGTCCTGATGGAAAACGGCGACCTAGTTTTGTGGAAGTTTCCGCTGCCCTTTGAGAGCGGCGCCGATGTTGTTTTTTACGACGCCATCGCGTCAGGTGTGAGCTCTCCCAGCGATTTGGCCTGGTGGGAATATGAACACGCCGAGCGGCGAATGAGCGGCTTGATCGTCGGCAGCGAGTTGGGCCCCGTGACGATCATGCCGGTCAGCTTGGCGGGGGTCAAAGGTTACTTCACCCTGCGACACCCCGTCGTCCTCTGGAAGGATTGCGACCGGATGGCGGCGGAGAACATCAAATGCGTCCCGTTGGTCCACCCGCTTCACAAAACGAGATGCAGCCTCATCGCGGCGTCTCGCGGTTGCTACGTCCTCTGGTGTTTGCTCACGATTTCGCCAGCCGGACTCAACGTGAACATCTCTCACGTGGCGGGCCTCTACTCCCTCCCCGTGGTGTCGCTCGCCGTCAGCCGGCACGGCGTCGTGTACGCGTGCTCCTCCGACGGCTGGATCAAGAAGCTGACGCCCAAATTCACAGAAAGGACTTTGACTTTCCAACAAGAGGAGATGTTGTGCCCCGAAGGTTTGACGAACCGACGTCTGTATGGGATTGCGGTGAGCCCCAACGAAGCGTATCTCGCGCTGGTCAGCACGCAACGTTTGGTCGACTCATTTCACCCAATTCTCAGCAACTACCACGTGCACTTTCTCGCATTGAAATTGCCAGAAACGGCAGCCGGGCTTCTGCTCAAATCCCCCACCGAGAACCTGTACAAGGAGGCCGACCTGCTGGACCTTGTGAGGTGGAACGTCTTAAAGAACAAAAGTATTCCTCAAGCCTTGCAGCAGGAGCTTGAGCAGAAGATCCGAGAAGTAGACTCCCCTTACCTCTGGCGCTTGAAGCTGTTTTTGCTTCGTTTTCTGCACCAGTCCCTTCAGACGCCGCAGACAGTCCGCCACTGGAAACCCTCTCGAGAGCTCTGCGGTGCACTCATGCAGGACCAGGACGGTGAAGAGGACAACGATTTGGCCGGCGAGTGCCACGTTATCGGCGAAGCCAATCCGGACCAGCAGGTCGAGCAGGTGCGGGCGGGGATGCGTTTGGTGGAGAGCCACCttgtgagagagaacatgaagaaGTTGCTTGGGGAGGTCTACCTCAACACGCACATAACGCAGAAGACGTGCATTCCCACCAGCGGCCTGGCTGAGCACCTCTTGAAGGTCTCCGATGACAAAAATGCAGAG GTCCTGATTGGTCACATCAAGAAAAAGATGAACAAGCAAACGTTCCCGGAGTGCTGCAGCTTGTGTCAAGAGGTGCTGTCCTTCACCGACCACAAGCAAGCGGTGTGCCAAAACGGTCACATGTGGCTCAG GTGTGTGCTTTCCTATCAGGCGTGCCAGTCTCTGACTTTCAGACGCTGCCTCTTGCAGGATAGCATCTCCGGAATGCCACAGCACGAAG
- the gtf3c4 gene encoding general transcription factor 3C polypeptide 4 isoform X1, producing the protein MAAPADPAHVADTQPTIDLIQMDLKSAEDSVASTRDVPVKRDPAVSLLSPLSGTQSLVWSQDHRLAVCTASSLAVMELVCDIHSRKHDLIFNRTSIPVPPKTSEMRVGAPTEQRKAMKHFSAHSDLPTKQEFQLDRVINPLGGVHKGMKYASWSPLGCDSSGRCLLACLTLDHRLTVHHSHQRLGWTTLVDLGAKYGEMLQERGYAQMDAKPPEKNLLDLEELQRRYQMQTPVRMEWSGVYTLKQVQPDNSCVHAKMVLLAVLMENGDLVLWKFPLPFESGADVVFYDAIASGVSSPSDLAWWEYEHAERRMSGLIVGSELGPVTIMPVSLAGVKGYFTLRHPVVLWKDCDRMAAENIKCVPLVHPLHKTRCSLIAASRGCYVLWCLLTISPAGLNVNISHVAGLYSLPVVSLAVSRHGVVYACSSDGWIKKLTPKFTERTLTFQQEEMLCPEGLTNRRLYGIAVSPNEAYLALVSTQRLVDSFHPILSNYHVHFLALKLPETAAGLLLKSPTENLYKEADLLDLVRWNVLKNKSIPQALQQELEQKIREVDSPYLWRLKLFLLRFLHQSLQTPQTVRHWKPSRELCGALMQDQDGEEDNDLAGECHVIGEANPDQQVEQVRAGMRLVESHLVRENMKKLLGEVYLNTHITQKTCIPTSGLAEHLLKVSDDKNAEVLIGHIKKKMNKQTFPECCSLCQEVLSFTDHKQAVCQNGHMWLRCVLSYQACQSLTFRRCLLQDSISGMPQHEDPQWIKKILQTSCPLCDSPMI; encoded by the exons atggcGGCCCCCGCTGATCCTGCTCATGTTGCAGATACTCAGCCCACAATTGACCTGATTCAGATGGATTTAAAATCCGCCGAGGATAGTGTCGCAAGTACGCGGGACGTGCCGGTAAAACGCGATCCGGCAGTCTCGCTCTTGTCCCCGCTGAGCGGCACCCAGTCGCTTGTTTGGTCGCAGGATCACCGGCTAGCAGTGTGTACCGCCAGCTCCTTGGCAGTCATGGAGCTCGTTTGCGACATTCATAGCAGAAAACATGACCTGATATTCAACAGGACTTCAATTCCCGTACCCCCCAAAACTTCCGAAATGCGG GTTGGAGCCCCAACAGAGCAGAGGAAGGCCATGAAGCACTTTAGCGCACACTCCGACCTGCCCACCAAGCAAGAGTTTCAACTGGATCGAGTGATTAATCCCCTGGGAGGAGTCCACAAAGGAATGAAATACGCCAGTTGGTCGCCTCTTGGTTGCGATTCCAGCGGGCGCTGCTTGCTAGCCTGCCTAACTCTTGACCACAGACTCACCGTCCATCACAGCCACCAGCGTCTCGGCTGGACCACGCTGGTCGATCTCGGCGCTAAATATGGCGAGATGCTACAAGAACGAGGCTACGCCCAAATGGATGCCAAGCCGCCTGAGAAAAACCTGTTGGACTTGGAGGAGCTGCAGCGGCGCTACCAAATGCAGACCCCTGTGAGGATGGAGTGGTCCGGCGTTTACACGCTCAAACAGGTGCAGCCCGACAACTCGTGCGTTCATGCGAAGATGGTCCTCCTCGCCGTCCTGATGGAAAACGGCGACCTAGTTTTGTGGAAGTTTCCGCTGCCCTTTGAGAGCGGCGCCGATGTTGTTTTTTACGACGCCATCGCGTCAGGTGTGAGCTCTCCCAGCGATTTGGCCTGGTGGGAATATGAACACGCCGAGCGGCGAATGAGCGGCTTGATCGTCGGCAGCGAGTTGGGCCCCGTGACGATCATGCCGGTCAGCTTGGCGGGGGTCAAAGGTTACTTCACCCTGCGACACCCCGTCGTCCTCTGGAAGGATTGCGACCGGATGGCGGCGGAGAACATCAAATGCGTCCCGTTGGTCCACCCGCTTCACAAAACGAGATGCAGCCTCATCGCGGCGTCTCGCGGTTGCTACGTCCTCTGGTGTTTGCTCACGATTTCGCCAGCCGGACTCAACGTGAACATCTCTCACGTGGCGGGCCTCTACTCCCTCCCCGTGGTGTCGCTCGCCGTCAGCCGGCACGGCGTCGTGTACGCGTGCTCCTCCGACGGCTGGATCAAGAAGCTGACGCCCAAATTCACAGAAAGGACTTTGACTTTCCAACAAGAGGAGATGTTGTGCCCCGAAGGTTTGACGAACCGACGTCTGTATGGGATTGCGGTGAGCCCCAACGAAGCGTATCTCGCGCTGGTCAGCACGCAACGTTTGGTCGACTCATTTCACCCAATTCTCAGCAACTACCACGTGCACTTTCTCGCATTGAAATTGCCAGAAACGGCAGCCGGGCTTCTGCTCAAATCCCCCACCGAGAACCTGTACAAGGAGGCCGACCTGCTGGACCTTGTGAGGTGGAACGTCTTAAAGAACAAAAGTATTCCTCAAGCCTTGCAGCAGGAGCTTGAGCAGAAGATCCGAGAAGTAGACTCCCCTTACCTCTGGCGCTTGAAGCTGTTTTTGCTTCGTTTTCTGCACCAGTCCCTTCAGACGCCGCAGACAGTCCGCCACTGGAAACCCTCTCGAGAGCTCTGCGGTGCACTCATGCAGGACCAGGACGGTGAAGAGGACAACGATTTGGCCGGCGAGTGCCACGTTATCGGCGAAGCCAATCCGGACCAGCAGGTCGAGCAGGTGCGGGCGGGGATGCGTTTGGTGGAGAGCCACCttgtgagagagaacatgaagaaGTTGCTTGGGGAGGTCTACCTCAACACGCACATAACGCAGAAGACGTGCATTCCCACCAGCGGCCTGGCTGAGCACCTCTTGAAGGTCTCCGATGACAAAAATGCAGAG GTCCTGATTGGTCACATCAAGAAAAAGATGAACAAGCAAACGTTCCCGGAGTGCTGCAGCTTGTGTCAAGAGGTGCTGTCCTTCACCGACCACAAGCAAGCGGTGTGCCAAAACGGTCACATGTGGCTCAG GTGTGTGCTTTCCTATCAGGCGTGCCAGTCTCTGACTTTCAGACGCTGCCTCTTGCAGGATAGCATCTCCGGAATGCCACAGCACGAAG